The nucleotide window CATTGAACGGGAGCGGCCCGATGCGCTGCTGCCGACCATGGGCGGACAGACGGCATTGAACATCACGATGGGCCTGGTCAAGCGGGGGACGCTGGAGAAATTCGGAGTCACACTCATCGGTGCCTCGGCCGAAGCGATTCACAAGGCCGAAGACCGGGATGCCTTCAAGCAGGCGATGCAACGAATAGGCCTGCGGGTTCCGGAGAGCGGAACCGCTCACAGCCGTGAGGACGCCGTCCGCGTCTTGGACTCGGTCGGGTTTCCCGCCATCATCCGTCCGTCGTTTACCATGGGGGGAACGGGGGGGAACATCGCCTACAATCGGGAGGAGTTTGAAAAGCTTATCGAGTGGGCTCTGGCGATGAGCCCGGTGGGACAGGTGCTCATTGAGCAGTCCCTCATCGGATGGAAGGAGTATGAACTGGAGGTCATGCGGGATCTCAAGGACAACGTGGTGATCGTCTGTCCGATCGAGAATTTTGATCCCATGGGTGTTCATACGGGCGACAGCATTACCGTGGCGCCGACCATGACCTTGACCGACAAGGAATACCAGCGCATGAGGGACGCCGCCGTGTGGATCATCCGCGAGATCGGCGTGGATACAGGTGGTTCCAACATTCAGTTCGGTATCAATCCGGACAACGGCGCCATGGTGGTGATCGAAATGAACCCCCGGGTCTCGCGGAGTTCCGCGTTGGCCTCGAAGGCCACCGGGTTTCCGATCGCCAAGATCGCCGCCAAACTGGCGGTGGGGTATACGCTGGACGAAATCACCAACGACATCACCGGGGTGACCAAGGCCTCCTTCGAGCCGACCATCGACTACGTCGTGGTGAAGATTCCTCGGTTCGCGTTCCAGAAGTTCAAGGGAGCCGATCCGACTCTGACCACACAGATGAAGTCGGTGGGAGAGGTCATGGCGATCGGTCGAACCTTCAAGGAGTCCTTGCAAAAGGCCATTCGTTCTTTGGAATTGGAACTGAACGGGCTGGCGTCTCGCCTGGGGCTGGACCGGGGGATTCCCGAAGGGTTTGACCGAGATGGCGCGATCGAGCGCATGCTGCGGCAGCTGCGAACGCCGGTTCCCGAACGGATGTGGCAAGTTGCGGATGCCATCCGTCTCGGTTTGACGAACGAGGAGTTGTTCGCTCTCACCAAAATCGATCCCTGGTTCCTCGAGCAACTACGGGACCTGATCCGATTCGAATCGTCGCTTCTCGCTCAGGTCGGATCTGCAGCCGAGGAGATCGAAGACGGCCTCCTCCGCCGAGCCAAAGCGCTGGGCTTTTCTGATGAACGCATCGGGCAATTGACCGGTGTTCCGGTTTCCGCAGTCCGCGCTCAACGGAGTCGATGGGGGCGCGGAGTCACGTACAAGCGGGTCGACACCTGCGCGGCCGAGTTCGAAGCGCAGACGCCGTATCTTTATTCAACCTATGGAATGGAATGCGAGGCCCGTCCTACCGGCCGCAAGAAGATCATGATCCTGGGCGGTGGACCGAATCGAATCGGTCAGGGGATCGAGTTCGACTATTGCTGCGTGCATGCGGCCATGGCGCTCAGGGATGAAGGCGTCGAAACCATCATGGTGAACTGCAACCCGGAGACTGTCAGCACGGACTATGATACGTCGGACCGCTTGTATTTCGAGCCTTTGACCGAGGAAGACGTGCTCAACATCGTGAAGTGCGAGGAGCCGCTCGGAGTCGTGCT belongs to Nitrospira sp. and includes:
- the carB gene encoding carbamoyl-phosphate synthase large subunit is translated as MPKRTDIRTVLLIGSGPIVIGQACEFDYSGTQACKALKEEGFRVVLINSNPATIMTDPELADRTYIEPITVDVVEKVIERERPDALLPTMGGQTALNITMGLVKRGTLEKFGVTLIGASAEAIHKAEDRDAFKQAMQRIGLRVPESGTAHSREDAVRVLDSVGFPAIIRPSFTMGGTGGNIAYNREEFEKLIEWALAMSPVGQVLIEQSLIGWKEYELEVMRDLKDNVVIVCPIENFDPMGVHTGDSITVAPTMTLTDKEYQRMRDAAVWIIREIGVDTGGSNIQFGINPDNGAMVVIEMNPRVSRSSALASKATGFPIAKIAAKLAVGYTLDEITNDITGVTKASFEPTIDYVVVKIPRFAFQKFKGADPTLTTQMKSVGEVMAIGRTFKESLQKAIRSLELELNGLASRLGLDRGIPEGFDRDGAIERMLRQLRTPVPERMWQVADAIRLGLTNEELFALTKIDPWFLEQLRDLIRFESSLLAQVGSAAEEIEDGLLRRAKALGFSDERIGQLTGVPVSAVRAQRSRWGRGVTYKRVDTCAAEFEAQTPYLYSTYGMECEARPTGRKKIMILGGGPNRIGQGIEFDYCCVHAAMALRDEGVETIMVNCNPETVSTDYDTSDRLYFEPLTEEDVLNIVKCEEPLGVVLQFGGQTPLKLALPLSKAGVRILGTSPDAIDRAEDRERFRDLLNKLGLRQAESGTARSIDEAVRVASEISYPVMVRPSYVLGGRSMQIVYDEPGLLAYMASAVKASPKHPVLIDKYLSDAIEVDADAISDGTSVVVAGIMEHIEEAGVHSGDSACSLPPYSLTDSLVEEIRRQMAALALELGVVGLMNAQFAVKEDRIYVLEVNPRGSRTVPFVSKAIGVPLAKLAMKTMLGRSLKELGFTQAPAPLHLSVKESVFPFNRFPGVDVLLGPEMKSTGEVMGIDADFGWAYAKSQGGAGAMLPRGGTAFISVKEGDRAAALEVARHLRRLGFSILATSGTAAYLHSHGMEVRTVHKVTEGRPHIVDYIKNGDVALVINTVRTASGHQDSLSIRREALNRGLAYFTTMRGARAAVMGIEAVVKKELAIKTLQEHHCTSRGDA